One Shewanella sp. MR-4 DNA window includes the following coding sequences:
- a CDS encoding thiol-disulfide oxidoreductase DCC family protein: MELRIFYDGNCPLCSAEMRQLKARDPDDRIELVDLNAEHFGARFGYIDKEYANTILHGETASGEILLGLDVTCKAWELTGTRPWVQMLRLPLIKPVADWTYLRFAKHRYRISYLLTGKARCDNQCQLPK, from the coding sequence ATGGAACTGCGGATTTTTTACGACGGTAATTGCCCTTTATGTAGCGCCGAAATGCGTCAGCTTAAAGCGCGCGATCCCGATGATCGCATCGAACTTGTGGATCTTAATGCCGAGCATTTTGGCGCTCGATTCGGCTATATCGATAAAGAGTACGCCAATACCATTCTTCATGGTGAAACGGCGTCGGGTGAGATTTTGCTCGGACTCGATGTGACTTGTAAGGCTTGGGAATTAACGGGTACGCGCCCTTGGGTGCAGATGCTACGACTTCCCCTTATCAAACCCGTTGCGGACTGGACGTATCTTCGCTTCGCCAAGCACAGATACCGCATCTCTTACCTATTGACAGGCAAGGCGCGCTGCGACAATCAATGCCAACTGCCTAAGTAG
- a CDS encoding cell division protein ZapA encodes MSNSAVEITLLGRTYSIACPKGQEDALRVVAQGVELQLTTLKNRTNSLSREEIAIMAALNIGHELYQEKQKNKQYMKQMDDRISLLQSTLENALVERSTK; translated from the coding sequence ATGAGTAATAGTGCAGTTGAAATCACCCTGCTAGGGCGCACCTACTCTATCGCCTGTCCGAAAGGTCAGGAAGATGCCTTACGCGTAGTGGCGCAAGGGGTTGAGCTACAGCTAACCACCTTAAAAAATCGCACTAATAGCTTAAGCCGCGAAGAAATTGCCATTATGGCGGCGCTGAATATTGGACACGAGTTGTACCAAGAAAAGCAAAAGAATAAGCAGTATATGAAACAAATGGATGACCGCATCAGCCTGTTGCAGTCAACCTTGGAAAACGCCTTAGTTGAGCGTTCAACCAAATAG
- a CDS encoding NAD(P)-dependent oxidoreductase codes for MKIAVLGASGWIGGTIFNEARSRGHEVVALVRDPSKLGETEAEVRSVDLTQPLEADTFAGVDVVIAAVGARAEQNHGIVAKTVNNLLAVLPQAKVPRLLWVGGAGSLEVAPGVTLVSTPDFPPAYKDEALAQGEALKAFRAANTIVNWTFVSPAAEIYPGASEGPYRLGGDSFFTDANGQSKISVADYAKAMLDEAEKAAHLNQRISVAY; via the coding sequence ATGAAAATTGCAGTATTAGGTGCATCAGGTTGGATTGGCGGAACCATTTTTAACGAGGCGCGAAGCCGTGGTCATGAAGTGGTTGCCTTAGTGCGTGACCCAAGCAAGCTTGGCGAAACCGAGGCAGAAGTGCGTAGTGTCGACCTGACTCAGCCATTGGAAGCCGACACATTTGCAGGTGTCGATGTAGTGATTGCCGCAGTGGGTGCGCGCGCCGAGCAGAACCATGGCATAGTCGCGAAGACGGTCAATAATCTGTTAGCCGTGTTGCCACAGGCAAAAGTGCCTCGTCTACTTTGGGTCGGTGGTGCAGGTAGTTTAGAAGTTGCGCCGGGAGTGACCTTAGTGTCTACGCCAGATTTCCCGCCCGCCTATAAGGATGAAGCCTTGGCTCAAGGTGAGGCATTGAAGGCATTTCGCGCCGCTAACACCATTGTTAACTGGACTTTTGTCAGCCCTGCGGCAGAAATCTACCCAGGTGCCAGTGAAGGCCCATACCGTTTAGGTGGCGATAGCTTCTTTACCGATGCGAATGGCCAGAGCAAGATTTCTGTGGCCGACTACGCCAAAGCGATGCTCGATGAAGCAGAAAAAGCGGCGCATCTTAATCAAAGGATCAGTGTGGCCTACTAA
- a CDS encoding Dyp-type peroxidase — protein sequence MDIQNMPREQLGVCAEGNLHSVYLMFNASDNDNVESQLRPCIANVAQYIYELTDQYSDSAFNGFVGIGANYWDSLYPDARPEMLKPFPAMQAGNREAPAIEYDLFVHIRCDRYDILHLVANEISQMFEDLVELVEEERGFRFMDSRDLTGFVDGTENPKGRHRQEVALVGDEDPEFKGGSYIHVQKYAHNLSKWHRLPLKKQEDIIGRTKQDNIEYESEDKPLTSHIKRVNLKDDNGKSIEILRQSMPYGSLKEQGLMFISTCRTPEHFEKMLHSMVFGDGAGNHDHLMHFTSALTGSSFFAPSLDFLMQFDN from the coding sequence ATGGATATTCAAAATATGCCGCGTGAACAGTTGGGTGTGTGTGCAGAGGGAAACTTACATAGCGTCTATTTGATGTTTAATGCGAGCGACAACGATAACGTTGAATCGCAATTGCGTCCCTGTATTGCCAACGTTGCGCAGTATATTTATGAGTTGACGGATCAATATTCCGACAGCGCATTCAATGGTTTTGTGGGCATAGGCGCCAACTATTGGGACAGCCTCTATCCTGATGCTCGCCCCGAAATGCTCAAACCATTCCCAGCGATGCAAGCGGGTAACCGTGAGGCACCTGCGATCGAATACGATCTGTTTGTGCACATTCGCTGCGACCGCTACGACATTTTGCATTTAGTCGCCAACGAAATCAGCCAAATGTTCGAAGACTTAGTCGAGTTAGTCGAAGAGGAACGCGGCTTTAGATTTATGGATAGTCGCGACTTAACGGGCTTTGTCGATGGCACCGAAAACCCTAAAGGACGCCATCGTCAAGAGGTCGCCTTAGTCGGGGATGAAGATCCTGAATTTAAAGGCGGCAGCTACATTCACGTGCAAAAGTACGCCCACAACTTGAGTAAGTGGCATAGATTACCGCTTAAAAAGCAAGAAGATATTATCGGTCGCACCAAACAAGACAATATCGAATACGAGTCCGAAGATAAGCCATTAACTAGCCATATCAAGCGGGTAAACCTCAAGGATGACAACGGCAAGTCGATTGAGATTTTGCGCCAGAGCATGCCTTACGGCTCGCTCAAGGAGCAGGGGCTGATGTTTATTTCAACCTGCCGTACGCCAGAGCACTTCGAAAAGATGCTCCACAGCATGGTGTTTGGCGATGGTGCGGGTAATCACGACCATTTGATGCACTTCACCAGTGCCTTGACGGGCTCTTCTTTCTTCGCCCCAAGCTTAGATTTTTTGATGCAATTCGATAATTAA
- the mdh gene encoding malate dehydrogenase — translation MKVAVLGAAGGIGQALALLLKTQLPAGSQLSLYDIAPVTPGVAVDLSHIPTAVEIKGFAGEDPTPALVGADVVLISAGVARKPGMDRSDLFNINAGIVRNLIEKVAVTCPKALVGIITNPVNTTVAIAAEVLKKAGVYDKNRLFGVTTLDVIRSETFIAELKGLNVADVKVNVIGGHSGVTILPLLSQVEGVTFSDEEVASLTKRIQNAGTEVVEAKAGGGSATLSMGQAACRFGMSLVRGLQGEANIVECAYVDGGSEHAEFFAQPVLLGKNGIEKVLPYGEVSAFEANARDSMLDTLKGDIKLGVDFVK, via the coding sequence ATGAAAGTTGCTGTACTTGGTGCTGCTGGTGGTATCGGCCAGGCTCTTGCCCTACTGTTAAAAACTCAACTGCCTGCGGGTTCACAATTGTCTCTATACGATATCGCACCGGTAACTCCGGGTGTTGCGGTTGACTTGAGCCACATCCCAACTGCTGTTGAAATCAAAGGTTTTGCTGGCGAAGATCCAACACCTGCACTGGTTGGTGCTGATGTTGTATTGATCTCTGCTGGTGTTGCACGTAAGCCAGGTATGGATCGCTCAGATCTGTTCAATATCAACGCAGGTATCGTACGTAACCTGATCGAGAAAGTGGCAGTAACTTGCCCTAAAGCGTTAGTGGGTATCATCACTAACCCAGTAAACACTACTGTTGCTATCGCGGCTGAAGTGTTGAAGAAAGCCGGTGTTTACGACAAGAACCGTCTGTTCGGTGTGACGACTCTGGACGTTATCCGTTCTGAAACCTTTATCGCTGAATTAAAAGGCTTAAACGTTGCTGACGTTAAAGTGAACGTGATCGGCGGCCACAGTGGCGTGACTATTCTGCCATTACTGTCTCAAGTTGAAGGCGTGACTTTCTCTGATGAAGAAGTGGCTTCTCTGACCAAGCGTATCCAAAACGCGGGTACTGAAGTGGTTGAAGCTAAAGCCGGTGGCGGAAGCGCGACTCTGTCTATGGGTCAAGCGGCTTGCCGTTTCGGTATGTCTCTGGTTCGTGGTCTGCAAGGCGAAGCTAACATCGTTGAATGTGCCTATGTTGACGGCGGCAGCGAGCACGCAGAATTCTTCGCTCAACCAGTGCTGTTAGGCAAAAACGGTATCGAAAAAGTACTGCCTTACGGTGAAGTGAGCGCATTCGAAGCTAACGCCCGTGATTCTATGTTAGATACGCTGAAAGGCGATATCAAACTAGGCGTTGATTTCGTTAAGTAA
- a CDS encoding UPF0149 family protein, with protein sequence MATPPSLRIDSLKIALDAAEIGQHPVEVHGALVGLICGGVEQTGDLWIKPLFDLMNDGQPLPAPLHQLVCELFQDSVARLSDFDFGFMPLLPEEEEPLSQRVEALSLWTQSFLTGIAIIQPKLNKASAEVREVIKDLAEIAQVEFDVADDEESETAYTELLEFVRIAAILCYSEFGPEPSHGEGDDPAVIH encoded by the coding sequence ATGGCGACCCCTCCTTCGTTACGCATCGACAGCTTAAAAATCGCCCTCGATGCGGCTGAAATTGGTCAGCATCCCGTGGAAGTGCACGGTGCCCTTGTGGGTTTAATCTGCGGTGGCGTAGAGCAAACCGGCGATCTGTGGATTAAACCGTTATTTGACCTGATGAATGATGGTCAGCCCTTACCCGCACCTCTGCATCAATTGGTGTGTGAGTTGTTCCAAGACTCGGTTGCCCGTTTGAGTGACTTTGATTTTGGTTTTATGCCATTGCTTCCCGAAGAGGAAGAGCCGTTAAGTCAACGGGTTGAGGCCTTGTCCCTGTGGACGCAAAGCTTCTTAACGGGCATTGCCATTATCCAGCCTAAGCTGAATAAAGCCTCGGCCGAAGTGCGTGAAGTGATCAAAGATCTGGCCGAGATCGCCCAAGTGGAATTTGATGTTGCCGATGATGAAGAATCGGAAACGGCTTACACAGAGTTGCTGGAATTTGTGCGTATTGCCGCCATTTTGTGTTACTCCGAGTTTGGCCCTGAGCCGAGCCACGGAGAGGGCGACGATCCCGCGGTGATCCATTAA
- the argR gene encoding transcriptional regulator ArgR, protein MQTTKNQDDLVRIFKAILKEERFGSQSEIVAALQAEGFSNINQSKVSRMLSKFGAVRTRNAKQEMVYCLPAELGVPTAGSPLKNLVLDVDHNQAMIVVRTSPGAAQLIARLLDSIGKPEGILGTIAGDDTIFICPSSIQDIADTLETIKSLFNYAE, encoded by the coding sequence ATGCAAACGACCAAGAATCAGGATGACCTTGTTAGAATTTTTAAGGCGATTTTAAAAGAGGAGCGCTTTGGCTCCCAGAGTGAAATTGTCGCCGCTTTACAAGCAGAAGGCTTTAGCAATATTAACCAATCGAAAGTGTCTCGGATGCTGAGCAAGTTCGGTGCAGTGCGCACCCGCAACGCTAAGCAGGAGATGGTTTATTGCTTACCCGCCGAACTCGGCGTGCCTACCGCAGGCAGCCCGTTAAAGAACTTAGTACTCGATGTTGACCATAACCAAGCCATGATTGTCGTTCGCACCAGCCCTGGCGCCGCGCAATTAATTGCCCGTTTATTGGATTCCATCGGTAAACCAGAAGGGATTTTGGGGACCATTGCCGGAGACGACACTATCTTTATCTGTCCATCCAGCATCCAAGATATCGCCGATACCTTGGAAACCATCAAATCTTTATTCAACTACGCAGAATAA
- a CDS encoding ABC transporter ATP-binding protein, translated as MTSTLSLHQVHSDYQGQQVLKGLDLTLAQGEILALLGPSGCGKTTLLRAVAGLQAISQGEIQINGKTVSGAGQFVPSEQRGIGMIFQDYALFPHLTVAENILFGVAKLTPAQRKARLDDMLALVKLEGLAKRYPHELSGGQQQRVSIARALAYEPQLLLLDEPFSNIDAQVRHSMMAEIRSILKQRNVSAVFVTHSKDEAFVFADTLAIFNQGVIVQHGRAEDLYAAPNSRYVADFLGSGNYLPAEVLDGHSVATPIGELRSLTPLSQSHAFNGQVFLRPQQLALSADDAGVGTITERRFLGAFCHYWVKVEAASHAHDVEVRSQIMQLNVGQRVGLSTEPHSLVLFES; from the coding sequence ATGACCAGTACCCTCAGTCTTCATCAAGTTCATAGCGATTATCAGGGCCAACAGGTACTCAAAGGCTTAGATTTAACCTTGGCGCAAGGGGAAATCCTTGCGCTGTTAGGCCCAAGTGGCTGCGGCAAAACCACTTTGCTCAGGGCTGTGGCAGGATTGCAGGCCATCAGCCAAGGTGAAATCCAAATTAATGGCAAGACGGTTAGCGGCGCAGGGCAATTTGTGCCGAGTGAGCAACGGGGTATAGGGATGATTTTCCAAGACTATGCCTTGTTCCCCCATTTGACCGTCGCCGAGAATATTCTCTTTGGTGTGGCAAAATTAACGCCTGCGCAGCGCAAGGCGCGGTTAGATGACATGCTCGCCCTAGTGAAACTCGAAGGGTTAGCCAAACGCTATCCCCATGAGCTATCTGGCGGGCAGCAGCAGCGGGTGTCGATTGCACGCGCACTAGCCTATGAGCCGCAATTGCTGTTACTCGATGAGCCTTTTTCGAATATCGATGCCCAAGTGCGCCACAGCATGATGGCGGAGATCCGCAGCATACTCAAACAGCGTAATGTCAGCGCGGTATTTGTGACCCACAGCAAGGATGAGGCCTTCGTCTTTGCCGATACCTTAGCCATTTTCAACCAAGGCGTGATAGTGCAGCATGGCCGCGCCGAGGACTTATATGCCGCGCCCAATAGCCGCTATGTGGCGGATTTTCTCGGCAGTGGCAACTACTTACCCGCCGAAGTGCTCGATGGCCATAGTGTTGCCACCCCGATTGGTGAGCTGCGCAGCCTGACGCCCTTGTCGCAATCCCATGCTTTTAATGGGCAAGTGTTTTTACGGCCACAGCAATTGGCGCTTAGCGCCGATGATGCGGGTGTGGGGACGATTACCGAGCGGCGCTTCCTCGGGGCATTTTGCCATTATTGGGTGAAAGTCGAGGCGGCGTCCCACGCTCATGATGTTGAAGTACGCAGTCAAATCATGCAGTTGAATGTTGGCCAGCGAGTGGGATTAAGCACTGAACCACATTCTCTGGTGCTATTTGAGTCTTAA
- the ggt gene encoding gamma-glutamyltransferase: MIKTIKSICTLVTVATAMSSSGVLAMDRITGKAFATRSEVYATHGMAATSQPLATQVAIDVLKQGGSAVDAAIAANAMLGLVEPTGAGVGGDLFAIVWSAKDKKLYGLNASGRSPKSLTLEKLKSLGLDYLPPFGPLPVSVPGAVDGWFELHDKFGKLPMADNLAPAIRYAREGFPVSELIAYYLNGSGKKLGQFPGFKETYMPNGKMPAVGEIFKNPALANTYEKIAKGGRDAFYKGDIAKSIDKYIKAQGGYLSYEDLASHTSDWVEPVSANYRGYDVWELPPNGQGIAALQILKTMEPFDVAAMGFNSPEYVHLFVEAKKLAFADRAKFYADMAFNKVPVKDLISQQYNYDRAKLIDLNKAAKSVDAGNPALQHGDTVYLTTADKDGNMVSLIQSNYRGMGSGMTPPDLGFVLQDRGQMFDLTEGRFNTYAPGKRPFHTIIPAFVTKDGKPWLSFGVMGGATQPQMHAQIIVNLIDFKMNLQEAGDAPRILHTGSTEPTGEVMNDGGYVSLESGFPVETRRELIKKGHVLRDGLGDFGGYQAIGFNAETGVYRGASESRKDGYAAGY; this comes from the coding sequence ATGATAAAAACAATAAAATCAATTTGTACCTTAGTCACAGTGGCGACAGCAATGTCGTCATCGGGAGTATTGGCCATGGATAGGATCACGGGTAAAGCCTTTGCGACGCGCTCAGAAGTGTATGCCACCCATGGGATGGCAGCGACCAGCCAACCGCTAGCGACACAGGTGGCGATTGATGTATTAAAACAGGGTGGCAGTGCCGTGGATGCGGCGATTGCAGCCAATGCCATGCTGGGCTTAGTCGAGCCTACAGGTGCCGGGGTTGGCGGCGATTTATTTGCTATTGTCTGGAGCGCTAAAGATAAAAAACTCTATGGCCTCAATGCCTCGGGTCGTAGCCCCAAATCCTTAACCCTAGAGAAGCTCAAATCCCTCGGCTTAGATTACTTACCGCCCTTTGGGCCGCTGCCCGTATCGGTTCCCGGTGCGGTGGATGGATGGTTCGAGCTGCACGATAAGTTCGGCAAACTGCCGATGGCCGATAATTTAGCGCCAGCGATTCGTTATGCCCGCGAAGGTTTCCCCGTTTCTGAGCTGATTGCTTATTATCTTAATGGCAGTGGTAAAAAACTCGGGCAATTCCCCGGTTTTAAAGAAACCTATATGCCCAATGGCAAAATGCCTGCGGTAGGGGAAATCTTTAAAAATCCCGCATTAGCAAACACCTACGAGAAAATTGCCAAGGGCGGTCGCGACGCATTCTATAAGGGCGACATTGCCAAGAGCATAGATAAATACATTAAGGCTCAAGGCGGTTACCTCAGTTATGAAGACCTAGCCAGCCATACTAGCGACTGGGTTGAACCCGTATCGGCTAACTACCGTGGCTACGATGTGTGGGAATTGCCGCCTAACGGGCAGGGGATTGCTGCACTACAGATCTTAAAAACCATGGAGCCCTTCGATGTCGCGGCCATGGGCTTTAACAGCCCCGAATATGTGCATTTATTCGTAGAGGCCAAAAAACTTGCCTTTGCCGACCGCGCGAAATTCTATGCCGATATGGCCTTTAATAAAGTGCCAGTTAAAGATCTGATTTCGCAGCAATATAATTACGATCGCGCCAAGCTCATCGACTTAAACAAGGCGGCTAAGAGTGTCGATGCGGGTAATCCTGCGCTGCAACATGGGGATACTGTGTATCTGACAACCGCAGATAAAGACGGCAATATGGTGTCGCTGATCCAGAGTAACTACCGCGGCATGGGCTCAGGTATGACGCCACCGGATCTCGGCTTTGTGCTGCAGGATCGCGGGCAGATGTTCGATCTCACCGAAGGTCGTTTCAACACCTACGCGCCGGGTAAGCGCCCCTTCCATACCATTATTCCCGCCTTTGTAACTAAAGACGGTAAACCTTGGCTAAGTTTTGGGGTGATGGGCGGTGCAACGCAGCCGCAAATGCACGCGCAGATCATTGTTAATCTGATTGATTTTAAAATGAACTTGCAAGAAGCGGGCGATGCCCCCAGAATTTTGCACACAGGTTCGACCGAGCCTACGGGCGAGGTGATGAATGACGGTGGCTATGTGAGCTTGGAATCAGGCTTCCCCGTTGAAACTCGCCGTGAGCTGATTAAGAAAGGCCATGTGCTCCGCGATGGGCTTGGTGATTTTGGCGGATATCAAGCCATTGGTTTTAATGCTGAAACGGGCGTTTACCGCGGCGCCTCCGAAAGCCGTAAAGACGGTTATGCCGCGGGTTACTAA
- a CDS encoding LysR family transcriptional regulator, which yields MDKIAAMRSFIEVANCGSFTKAAEHLDLSRLQVSRHIQEIEQWLSLRLLHRTTRSVSLTLQGEEALQYCQRVLSEVAAMESRAHSHNTELVGSIRIATPVGLGQHSLFDVVDRFIKLHPKVNIQLLMSDSFAQLVDERVDVALRYTEQPDENLIARKLMNIDAVLCAAPSYLAQAESLTVPNDLLSHNCLIHSSQQHWQLLKEQQSELIKPMGNLMANEMGVLVSAALRGHGIAYLPCDLANPYLASGQLQEVLPAYTAPGQTLWAVYLSRSYQQALVRAFIDCTAQQWQQDLSKWTASS from the coding sequence ATGGATAAAATCGCCGCCATGCGTAGTTTTATCGAAGTGGCCAACTGTGGCAGCTTTACTAAGGCCGCAGAACACCTCGATCTGAGTCGCCTACAGGTTTCACGTCATATTCAAGAAATTGAGCAGTGGCTAAGTTTACGTTTACTGCACCGCACGACCCGCAGCGTGAGCCTCACTCTACAGGGTGAAGAAGCCCTGCAATATTGTCAGCGAGTGCTGAGCGAAGTCGCCGCAATGGAAAGCCGCGCCCATAGCCATAACACCGAATTAGTTGGCAGTATTCGTATTGCCACGCCCGTCGGACTTGGGCAACACAGTCTATTTGATGTGGTCGATCGCTTTATAAAATTACACCCTAAGGTCAATATTCAGCTGTTAATGTCGGACAGTTTTGCTCAATTAGTGGATGAGCGGGTGGACGTGGCACTGCGCTATACCGAGCAGCCCGATGAGAATTTGATTGCCCGCAAACTGATGAACATAGATGCCGTGCTGTGCGCCGCGCCCAGTTACTTGGCTCAAGCCGAGTCGCTAACCGTCCCTAACGATTTGCTCAGCCATAATTGCCTTATCCATAGTTCGCAGCAACATTGGCAGCTACTCAAGGAGCAACAGAGTGAGCTGATTAAACCTATGGGGAATCTGATGGCGAATGAAATGGGAGTCCTCGTCAGCGCCGCATTGCGCGGGCATGGCATAGCCTACTTGCCCTGCGACTTAGCTAATCCCTATCTGGCCAGCGGCCAACTACAAGAAGTGCTCCCAGCATACACTGCGCCAGGGCAAACCCTTTGGGCTGTGTACCTCTCCCGCAGTTATCAACAAGCGCTGGTGCGCGCCTTTATCGATTGTACCGCCCAGCAATGGCAACAGGATCTCAGTAAGTGGACGGCATCGAGTTAA
- a CDS encoding 5-formyltetrahydrofolate cyclo-ligase, with product MSITSPVSNTSAPTVKGPHGNQSAIDTQSLSPTLSRAELRKQIRLARRSLPIEVQTEASLAASQRMLEKLSALNAQHVALYLTHDGELATAPLIAALWRQGIQTYLPRLHPFNAGQLLFLHYHADSPMQPNQFGILEPKLDVRAVMPIERLDVVVTPLVAFDIKGNRMGMGGGYYDRTLANWHAKGKPLPMGYAHDCQQVTALPCEHWDVPLPAIITPSREWEF from the coding sequence ATGTCTATCACTTCACCTGTCTCGAACACTTCAGCCCCAACAGTCAAGGGGCCACACGGCAATCAGTCTGCAATTGATACCCAGTCGCTAAGCCCAACGCTAAGCCGCGCCGAATTACGCAAACAGATCCGCTTGGCTCGCCGCTCGCTGCCGATTGAAGTGCAGACTGAGGCGAGCCTTGCCGCCAGTCAGCGAATGCTCGAAAAACTTAGCGCGCTGAATGCCCAGCATGTCGCACTTTACCTCACCCACGATGGTGAATTGGCAACCGCTCCGCTGATCGCAGCGCTTTGGCGACAGGGGATTCAAACCTATCTGCCACGGCTCCACCCCTTTAATGCAGGGCAATTATTGTTTTTGCATTACCACGCCGACTCGCCAATGCAGCCGAATCAATTTGGCATTTTAGAGCCTAAGTTGGATGTGCGCGCCGTGATGCCGATTGAGCGACTCGATGTGGTGGTCACCCCGCTGGTTGCCTTCGATATCAAAGGCAATCGTATGGGCATGGGCGGTGGCTATTACGACAGAACATTAGCCAATTGGCACGCCAAAGGTAAACCTCTGCCCATGGGTTACGCCCATGATTGCCAACAGGTCACGGCCCTGCCCTGCGAGCATTGGGATGTGCCCTTACCGGCTATCATCACCCCAAGCAGAGAATGGGAGTTTTGA
- the folM gene encoding dihydromonapterin reductase codes for MTAPIIITGVGKRIGYALAKHLLAQGHKVIGTYRSHYPSIDELQSLGATLIQCDFYDNTQLQTLIEQLSQYPKIRAIIHNASDWLPDNSPSLAAHEVMQRMMQVHVSVPYQMNLALASQLRAGAEGEIGASDIIHFTDYVAEKGSAKHMAYAASKAALDNLTLSFAAKLAPEVKVNAIAPAMILFNPSDDEAYRQKTLAKAILPKEAGNQEIIALVDYLLASRYVTGRSHNVDGGRHLK; via the coding sequence ATGACAGCTCCCATTATTATCACAGGTGTGGGTAAACGCATTGGCTACGCCCTCGCGAAACACTTGCTCGCCCAAGGGCACAAGGTGATTGGCACCTATCGCAGCCATTATCCCAGCATCGATGAGTTGCAGTCTTTGGGCGCGACCTTAATCCAATGCGACTTCTACGATAATACGCAGCTCCAAACCCTGATTGAGCAATTGAGCCAATATCCCAAAATCCGCGCCATTATCCATAACGCCTCTGACTGGCTGCCAGATAACAGCCCAAGCCTTGCCGCCCATGAAGTCATGCAGCGCATGATGCAGGTGCATGTGAGCGTGCCCTATCAAATGAACTTGGCCTTAGCCTCGCAGCTGCGAGCGGGAGCCGAGGGCGAGATTGGCGCCAGCGATATTATCCATTTCACCGATTATGTGGCCGAAAAGGGCAGCGCCAAGCACATGGCTTACGCGGCCAGCAAGGCGGCACTGGATAACTTAACCTTATCCTTTGCGGCAAAATTGGCACCTGAGGTCAAAGTGAATGCGATTGCTCCTGCGATGATCCTCTTTAATCCAAGCGATGATGAAGCCTATCGGCAAAAGACCTTGGCTAAGGCCATCTTGCCAAAAGAAGCTGGAAATCAGGAGATTATCGCCTTAGTGGATTATCTATTGGCGAGCCGCTACGTCACAGGGCGTAGCCACAATGTCGATGGTGGGCGGCATTTAAAGTAA